In Deltaproteobacteria bacterium, a single genomic region encodes these proteins:
- a CDS encoding LytTR family transcriptional regulator DNA-binding domain-containing protein: MPIPTPPLRIAIVEPDPLARERLRRRLASAAQHAVVATFASAAQARLDPAAVDVIVGAQTDVDAEPVASARGDALAIAVRDGVVLLAPEDITHAVFDGVLVSVHRRGLPPVLTAATLQQLARRLPTSTFLRSHRRTLVNLDAIRLLRSQAHGGYLAELHGGGSVPVSRQVARRLRRALGLARAQPSAARERWHGDGGVGEAAAHHQRVG; the protein is encoded by the coding sequence ATGCCCATACCCACACCACCGCTGCGCATTGCCATCGTCGAACCCGATCCGCTCGCGCGTGAGCGACTGCGCCGACGCCTCGCCAGTGCCGCCCAGCACGCGGTCGTGGCCACCTTCGCCAGCGCCGCCCAGGCGCGGCTCGATCCTGCGGCCGTCGACGTCATCGTCGGCGCCCAGACCGACGTCGACGCCGAGCCGGTCGCGTCTGCGCGCGGCGATGCGCTCGCGATCGCAGTGCGCGACGGCGTGGTGTTGCTCGCGCCCGAGGACATCACGCACGCGGTCTTCGACGGCGTGCTGGTGTCGGTCCACCGCCGCGGCCTACCGCCCGTGCTCACCGCCGCGACGCTCCAGCAGCTCGCGCGTCGACTGCCGACCTCGACGTTCCTCCGCAGTCATCGCCGCACGCTCGTCAACCTCGATGCGATCCGGCTGCTGCGTTCGCAGGCGCACGGTGGCTACCTCGCCGAGCTCCACGGTGGTGGCAGCGTGCCGGTCTCGCGGCAGGTCGCGCGACGGCTCCGACGCGCGCTGGGGCTCGCGCGCGCGCAGCCCTCAGCAGCGCGCGAGCGGTGGCACGGCGATGGCGGCGTTGGTGAAGCGGCCGCGCACCATCAGCGTGTCGGGTGA
- a CDS encoding protein kinase, with amino-acid sequence MAPLLRSRAEAVQHDRARGTDRRAAVSSARRDAVDHAMLLVRKARAMPGPTTTNESRNALEETVPAEGPAAASRVANNPLEPLSRGATVGRYTVLERIGAGGMGVVYAAFDPELDRRVALKVLHGGNADGMSSSGGRSRLLREAQAMAKLHHPNVITVHDVGTFGDRVFVAMEFVDGTTLREWVTQGVHDWAEIVEVFVKAGRGLAAAHAIGLVHRDFKPDNVLVGHDGRVLVMDFGLARQAGASVPVADLAVPPRTGATPVDLSLTRTGALLGTPAYMAPEQHTGGVIGPAVDQFGYCVALYEALWGSRPFVGNSVASLALAVLEGKPTPPPRDSDVPGWLFGVIAHGLAVEPSDRHPSMDALLAELQRDPPRSHRPWLAAVVAIAVAMGIVGTYLATRPDPAELCASELAALPALIEPDTEARIVAQFEASGREHASTTWASARARVDAWDERWRGSWAAACVAERGPPLEREHAAGPSTRCLDTQRELATRLLAQLEAADGGMVDASLTATLALDDPRECAGPYELRSTAVERARTDQRAAAVETRVLTMLQRWSEAAARIGGFANAPGSFDDRAIEAELFRLAGVTDLHEGRTSLGRARLRRAVVAAASAKHGRLELQAWVDLLESLPDTITSSDEAFSTIAAAESAILAVGDDADMRRRWWTAQGHLELALGRPREAMDRYDHAIIVSGAEPLYAARLQQHRCAALVALELPSDGYDACNEAQRELATLLGDTHPWVGLALTDLAAAQMALEQHGPAVASLLRAIDVFDPAGLARARTIVADGTAPQWRGELPPHPEPLARALNRVGVSERAQRRFAAAASAHATAAALLSTVHPSGSRALGYPLLNLGITLLDLRRPQHALPHLRRALSLWEDTLADDHPDLALAHLALANALGEVGEWSQAGEHYQIALQAWEGQLSPDHPLLAYALTGLAHARIELDDASAAIDPLERALELRRHEREDAMNVAETSWWLARALFVSGADESRALELAGAALFAAGVEGNVDPLELRRWLAGGETPGITDRFVPAALGVIDRAQLR; translated from the coding sequence GTGGCGCCGCTGCTTCGCTCGCGTGCAGAAGCCGTGCAGCACGACCGAGCCAGGGGCACAGACCGCCGCGCGGCGGTTTCTAGTGCTCGCCGCGACGCGGTCGACCATGCGATGCTGCTCGTTCGCAAGGCGCGGGCGATGCCAGGCCCCACGACGACGAACGAGTCGCGCAACGCACTCGAAGAGACCGTGCCCGCCGAGGGGCCGGCCGCGGCGTCGCGCGTCGCGAACAACCCGCTCGAACCGCTCAGCCGCGGTGCGACGGTCGGGCGCTACACGGTGCTCGAGCGCATCGGCGCCGGTGGCATGGGGGTGGTGTACGCGGCGTTCGACCCCGAGCTCGATCGCCGCGTCGCACTCAAGGTGCTGCACGGCGGCAACGCCGATGGCATGAGCAGCAGCGGCGGGCGATCACGCCTGCTCCGCGAGGCCCAGGCGATGGCCAAGCTGCACCATCCCAACGTCATCACCGTGCACGACGTCGGCACCTTCGGTGACCGCGTGTTCGTGGCGATGGAATTCGTCGACGGCACGACCTTGCGCGAGTGGGTCACCCAGGGCGTGCACGACTGGGCCGAGATCGTCGAGGTGTTCGTCAAGGCCGGCCGCGGGCTCGCGGCCGCGCACGCGATTGGCCTCGTGCATCGCGACTTCAAGCCCGACAACGTGCTGGTCGGCCACGATGGCCGCGTGCTCGTGATGGACTTCGGCCTCGCGCGCCAGGCCGGGGCGAGCGTCCCGGTCGCCGACCTCGCGGTCCCGCCCCGCACCGGCGCGACGCCGGTCGACCTCTCGCTCACGCGCACGGGCGCGCTGCTCGGCACGCCGGCCTACATGGCCCCGGAGCAGCACACCGGCGGCGTCATCGGGCCGGCGGTCGATCAGTTCGGCTACTGCGTCGCGCTGTACGAGGCGTTGTGGGGGTCGCGACCGTTCGTCGGCAACAGCGTGGCCTCGCTCGCGCTGGCGGTGCTCGAGGGCAAACCCACGCCGCCGCCGCGCGACAGCGACGTGCCGGGGTGGTTGTTCGGCGTGATCGCGCACGGCCTCGCGGTCGAGCCCAGCGACCGCCACCCCTCGATGGATGCGCTGCTCGCCGAGCTGCAGCGCGACCCGCCGCGCAGCCATCGCCCGTGGTTGGCCGCGGTGGTCGCGATCGCGGTCGCGATGGGCATCGTCGGCACCTATCTCGCGACGCGACCCGACCCCGCCGAGCTGTGTGCGAGCGAGCTCGCGGCACTGCCGGCGTTGATCGAGCCCGACACCGAGGCCCGCATCGTCGCGCAGTTCGAGGCCAGCGGTCGCGAGCACGCCTCGACCACCTGGGCCAGTGCGCGCGCGCGCGTCGACGCCTGGGACGAGCGGTGGCGCGGCAGCTGGGCCGCGGCGTGCGTGGCCGAGCGCGGTCCGCCGCTCGAGCGCGAGCATGCCGCGGGGCCCAGCACGCGCTGCCTCGACACCCAGCGCGAGCTCGCCACCCGCCTGCTCGCGCAGCTCGAGGCCGCCGACGGCGGCATGGTCGACGCATCGCTCACCGCGACCCTCGCACTCGACGACCCACGCGAGTGCGCGGGCCCCTACGAGCTGCGCTCCACCGCGGTCGAGCGCGCGCGCACCGATCAGCGCGCGGCCGCGGTCGAGACCCGCGTGCTCACGATGTTGCAGCGCTGGTCCGAGGCGGCCGCGCGGATCGGTGGCTTCGCCAACGCGCCTGGCAGCTTCGACGACCGCGCGATCGAGGCGGAGCTCTTCCGCCTCGCAGGCGTGACCGATCTCCACGAGGGCCGCACCTCGCTGGGTCGCGCGCGGCTGCGTCGTGCCGTGGTCGCGGCGGCCTCGGCCAAGCACGGCCGCCTCGAGCTGCAGGCGTGGGTGGACCTGTTGGAATCCCTACCCGACACCATCACGAGCAGCGACGAGGCGTTCTCGACGATCGCCGCCGCCGAGTCCGCCATCCTGGCGGTCGGCGACGATGCCGACATGCGCAGGCGCTGGTGGACGGCGCAGGGCCACCTCGAGCTCGCGCTCGGACGCCCCCGCGAAGCCATGGATCGCTACGATCACGCGATCATCGTCAGCGGCGCCGAGCCGCTCTACGCCGCGCGTCTGCAGCAGCATCGCTGTGCCGCCCTGGTCGCGCTCGAGCTGCCGTCCGACGGCTACGACGCGTGCAACGAGGCCCAACGCGAGCTCGCGACGCTCCTCGGCGACACCCACCCGTGGGTCGGCCTCGCGCTGACGGATCTGGCCGCGGCCCAGATGGCGCTCGAGCAGCACGGCCCTGCGGTCGCGAGCCTGCTACGGGCGATCGACGTGTTCGATCCGGCGGGCCTGGCCCGCGCGCGCACCATCGTGGCCGACGGCACCGCGCCGCAGTGGCGTGGTGAGCTGCCGCCACACCCCGAGCCGCTGGCGAGGGCGCTGAACCGCGTCGGCGTCAGCGAGCGGGCGCAGCGACGCTTCGCGGCCGCGGCCTCCGCCCACGCCACCGCCGCCGCGCTGCTCTCGACCGTTCACCCTTCGGGGTCGCGCGCGCTCGGCTATCCGCTGCTGAACCTCGGCATCACGTTGCTCGACCTGCGGCGGCCCCAGCACGCGCTGCCGCACCTGCGCCGCGCGCTCTCGCTGTGGGAGGACACCCTGGCCGACGACCACCCCGATCTCGCGCTCGCCCACCTCGCGCTGGCGAACGCGCTCGGCGAGGTCGGTGAGTGGTCGCAAGCTGGCGAGCACTACCAGATCGCCCTGCAGGCGTGGGAGGGCCAGCTGTCGCCGGATCACCCGCTGCTGGCCTACGCGCTGACCGGGCTGGCGCACGCGCGCATCGAGCTCGACGACGCCAGCGCAGCCATCGATCCGCTCGAGCGCGCGCTCGAGCTGCGTCGCCACGAACGCGAGGACGCGATGAACGTGGCCGAGACCTCGTGGTGGCTCGCGCGGGCGCTGTTCGTCAGTGGCGCCGACGAGAGCCGCGCGCTCGAGCTGGCCGGCGCGGCACTGTTCGCCGCCGGCGTCGAGGGCAACGTCGACCCGCTCGAGCTGCGCCGCTGGCTCGCCGGCGGCGAAACCCCGGGAATCACCGATCGCTTCGTGCCGGCGGCGCTGGGCGTGATCGATCGGGCGCAGCTGCGGTAG
- a CDS encoding SDR family oxidoreductase translates to MRAVVTGANRGIGLELVRQLQARGDVVEACVRDPGAATQLAALAGDRVRIHEVDVTRAATVEALAHALGDGAIDTLFNVAGSYGGPTQSLGQMAEDLELGDVATTFDINAMGPLRLSIALLPHLRRGTTKKLVHVTSGMGSIADNGSGGYYAYRMSKAALDMMSRSLAVDLRREGIISVVINPGWVQTDMGGPHAPTPVADSVRGILRETDAATLADSGEFLDWKGGRLPW, encoded by the coding sequence ATGCGAGCCGTCGTGACCGGGGCGAACCGTGGGATCGGACTCGAGCTGGTGCGGCAGCTCCAGGCCCGTGGCGACGTGGTCGAGGCCTGCGTGCGCGACCCCGGCGCGGCCACGCAGCTCGCTGCTTTGGCGGGGGATCGCGTGCGCATCCATGAGGTCGATGTCACCCGCGCCGCAACCGTCGAAGCGCTCGCGCACGCGCTCGGCGACGGGGCGATCGACACCCTGTTCAACGTCGCCGGCTCCTACGGCGGGCCGACCCAGAGCCTCGGACAGATGGCCGAAGACCTCGAGCTCGGCGACGTCGCGACCACCTTCGACATCAACGCGATGGGCCCGCTGCGGCTGTCGATCGCGCTGCTGCCCCACCTGCGCCGCGGCACCACCAAGAAGCTCGTGCACGTCACCTCGGGGATGGGCTCGATCGCCGACAACGGCAGCGGTGGCTACTACGCCTATCGCATGTCCAAGGCCGCGCTCGACATGATGTCGCGCTCGCTGGCGGTCGACCTGCGCCGCGAGGGAATCATCTCGGTGGTCATCAACCCCGGCTGGGTGCAGACCGACATGGGCGGGCCCCATGCACCCACGCCGGTCGCGGACTCCGTGCGCGGAATCCTGCGGGAGACCGACGCGGCCACGCTCGCCGACTCCGGCGAGTTCCTCGACTGGAAGGGCGGGCGGCTGCCGTGGTGA